A window from Fibrobacter sp. UWB11 encodes these proteins:
- a CDS encoding FISUMP domain-containing protein, which produces MKHLPFILFIAASSIAFTACDDVRIEKYPNGNTRFEATYVNDKKEGLEKEYYDDGTLKRESNYVNDRREGVTKEYYKDGTLQTELPYANGYIEGTVIRYHKNGKVASKSEYKQNKQISFGETYNEDGSPATSGSYKDPRDGISYEWIVIGDQLWTAENMNFATASGAICAQCNHWGRLYDFQNAQKACLEGFHMPSKAEWLKLLKVAGKKPGVALKAGYGWDPIKPESPIFGNGKDELGFGAKAGGAHFAKSDVPIKDRKFDEAGKKAYFWTSEGEVLVFFHDKDIAKFEKFNPEFGASLRCLKN; this is translated from the coding sequence ATGAAACACCTACCATTCATTCTCTTCATCGCTGCAAGTTCGATAGCGTTCACCGCCTGCGACGACGTTCGTATTGAAAAATACCCGAACGGGAACACGCGATTCGAAGCCACCTACGTGAACGACAAGAAGGAAGGCCTCGAAAAAGAATACTACGACGATGGAACACTCAAGCGAGAATCCAACTACGTAAATGACCGCCGCGAAGGAGTCACCAAGGAATACTACAAGGACGGCACTCTCCAGACGGAACTTCCATACGCAAACGGTTACATCGAAGGAACCGTTATCCGCTACCACAAGAACGGGAAAGTAGCCTCCAAGTCCGAATACAAGCAAAATAAACAAATTTCATTCGGCGAGACTTACAATGAAGACGGCTCCCCCGCCACAAGCGGCAGCTATAAGGATCCGCGCGATGGAATCTCCTACGAATGGATTGTCATTGGCGACCAACTTTGGACAGCAGAGAACATGAACTTCGCCACGGCATCCGGTGCAATTTGTGCGCAATGCAATCACTGGGGACGTCTCTATGATTTTCAGAACGCTCAAAAAGCATGTCTCGAAGGATTCCACATGCCGAGCAAGGCTGAATGGTTAAAGCTGCTGAAGGTAGCAGGCAAAAAGCCAGGAGTCGCTCTCAAGGCAGGCTACGGCTGGGATCCCATCAAGCCGGAATCTCCGATTTTCGGAAACGGTAAAGATGAACTCGGATTCGGTGCCAAGGCAGGCGGTGCTCATTTTGCCAAGAGCGACGTACCTATAAAGGATCGCAAGTTTGACGAAGCCGGCAAGAAGGCATACTTCTGGACAAGCGAAGGCGAAGTTCTCGTGTTCTTCCACGACAAGGATATCGCCAAGTTCGAGAAGTTCAAT
- a CDS encoding glycosyl hydrolase family 8 translates to MMLQRYPTRDLFVEAGYGPNFADQLIQNAYSKLFEGDPIDERIYFEASDDMAYIIDIGHDDIRSEGMSYGMFIAALTDHESTFDKLWNFSKRFVRNNDGPHKGYFSWQVNTTDFSMMDPGAAPDSEEYFAAALLIAAKRFNREDLLNDAKELITDIKYKPVNELVGPIIDPERKIIKFSPVLGNDFTDPSYHTMAFYRMFAEATGDESWLEVAQASIEFLQKAAHPTTGLCPDYAEYDGTPKAMPWFPESNNFSGDAWRVALNLSLDYSIFRGHESEKEICERILHFFQNCNPYLSDYAVDGGPYPHQGRNATPGLIAMNAAATQVLPFDDPRITPFVRRLAALSVPYRFWRYYDGMLYMIGLLATAGKITL, encoded by the coding sequence ATGATGTTGCAACGCTACCCTACGCGTGATTTATTTGTCGAAGCCGGATATGGTCCCAATTTCGCGGACCAGCTTATTCAGAATGCCTATAGCAAGCTATTTGAGGGCGACCCGATAGACGAGCGAATCTATTTTGAAGCTTCCGACGACATGGCATACATCATCGACATCGGACACGATGACATCCGCTCGGAAGGCATGAGCTACGGCATGTTCATCGCGGCACTGACAGACCACGAATCCACGTTCGACAAACTTTGGAACTTTTCAAAGAGATTTGTCCGTAACAACGATGGTCCGCACAAAGGATATTTTTCATGGCAGGTCAACACGACCGACTTTTCCATGATGGACCCCGGTGCAGCTCCAGATAGCGAAGAATATTTTGCAGCAGCACTCCTTATTGCCGCAAAGCGCTTTAATCGCGAAGATCTACTCAACGACGCCAAAGAGCTCATCACCGACATCAAGTACAAACCGGTCAACGAGCTCGTCGGCCCAATTATCGATCCCGAACGAAAAATAATCAAGTTTTCTCCCGTTCTCGGAAACGACTTTACCGACCCGAGCTACCACACGATGGCGTTCTACCGCATGTTTGCCGAAGCAACAGGCGATGAATCTTGGCTCGAAGTCGCACAGGCAAGCATTGAATTTTTGCAAAAGGCAGCACACCCCACCACAGGACTTTGCCCAGATTACGCCGAATACGACGGAACCCCTAAAGCGATGCCCTGGTTCCCCGAAAGCAACAACTTTAGCGGTGATGCTTGGCGCGTTGCCCTCAACTTAAGTCTGGACTATTCCATTTTCCGTGGGCACGAAAGCGAAAAAGAAATTTGCGAACGCATTTTGCATTTCTTCCAGAACTGCAATCCGTACCTTTCGGACTACGCTGTCGACGGAGGGCCTTACCCGCACCAAGGACGAAATGCGACACCAGGCCTAATCGCCATGAATGCAGCAGCAACGCAAGTATTACCATTTGATGACCCGCGCATCACGCCATTCGTAAGACGACTGGCCGCGCTCTCTGTGCCCTACCGTTTTTGGCGCTATTATGATGGGATGTTATACATGATTGGGCTTCTCGCTACGGCGGGAAAAATCACACTATAA
- a CDS encoding NAD(P)/FAD-dependent oxidoreductase — protein sequence MADILILGYGPAGISAALYGLRAGLQVQLVGKDVGALAKAHKIENYFGLEKSLTGEELAEVGKKQAVALGAEIVNDEVTDLMFDGFGFVATGLNGTYRGKVCVMATGAARKKTPIPGMAEMEGHGVSYCAVCDAFFYRKKDVAVLGSGEYALHEATELLSVVNSVTLLTNGAELTATFPESVKIETRKISSLKGAGQFEGVKFDDGLEADFDGMFVAMGSANATDLALKAGAAFDAGKLVLDKDFQTTVPGLFAAGDCTGGTLQVAVAVGEGAIAGLAAIKYLREHRE from the coding sequence ATGGCAGATATATTGATTTTGGGTTATGGTCCGGCTGGAATTTCGGCGGCTCTTTATGGTCTTCGCGCTGGCCTTCAGGTTCAACTGGTTGGAAAGGATGTGGGCGCTCTTGCAAAGGCTCATAAAATTGAAAATTATTTTGGTTTGGAAAAATCTCTGACGGGTGAAGAACTTGCCGAAGTTGGCAAAAAGCAGGCTGTTGCGCTTGGAGCCGAAATTGTGAATGATGAGGTGACCGACCTCATGTTTGATGGCTTTGGATTTGTGGCTACGGGCTTGAACGGGACGTATCGTGGCAAGGTTTGCGTGATGGCTACGGGTGCTGCCCGCAAAAAGACTCCGATTCCGGGTATGGCTGAAATGGAAGGTCACGGTGTCAGCTATTGCGCTGTGTGCGATGCGTTCTTTTATCGTAAAAAAGATGTGGCTGTGCTTGGCTCGGGCGAGTATGCTTTGCACGAAGCGACTGAACTTTTGTCTGTAGTCAACAGCGTGACGCTTTTGACGAATGGTGCTGAACTTACGGCAACGTTCCCCGAAAGTGTGAAGATTGAAACCCGCAAGATTTCTAGTCTCAAGGGCGCTGGACAATTTGAAGGCGTAAAGTTTGATGATGGCCTTGAAGCTGATTTTGACGGTATGTTCGTGGCCATGGGCAGTGCTAATGCAACGGATCTAGCTTTGAAGGCTGGCGCTGCGTTCGATGCCGGAAAGCTCGTGCTCGATAAGGATTTCCAGACAACAGTTCCGGGACTCTTTGCTGCGGGTGACTGCACGGGTGGCACGCTCCAGGTGGCTGTAGCCGTTGGCGAAGGTGCGATTGCGGGCCTTGCTGCAATTAAATATTTGAGAGAACATAGAGAATAG
- a CDS encoding radical SAM protein encodes MTFEIAQASIEKYAAERDASGKRLLREVIPSTMGEPLLYSHFDELLELCRALEIPLNLTTNGTFPGKWGSDAAMELLLRSCSDIKVSYLASEQFDGWKANVEKLVKVRDGLRENTRCATVSLQVTLHKKNLQDVPELVSWASAIGIDRIKWNKVVVLSTASQELREMYMPDDALLESLRKELRSGALSASNVKHEGSLFFNNSADICAVGGKCESCPFADEVWVWPDGHEDHCPNPERRYVIPGLTGNLPLGNEM; translated from the coding sequence ATGACTTTCGAGATTGCTCAGGCATCGATAGAAAAGTATGCCGCAGAACGTGATGCTTCAGGAAAGCGCTTGCTGCGAGAAGTAATCCCTTCGACGATGGGGGAACCTCTACTTTATTCGCATTTTGACGAACTGCTAGAGTTGTGTAGGGCGCTTGAGATTCCGCTGAACCTCACGACGAATGGGACTTTCCCTGGAAAGTGGGGAAGTGACGCTGCGATGGAATTGCTGTTGCGTTCGTGCAGCGACATCAAGGTAAGCTATTTGGCGTCGGAACAGTTCGATGGTTGGAAAGCGAACGTTGAAAAGCTGGTGAAAGTGCGCGATGGACTGCGAGAAAATACGAGATGCGCGACGGTCTCGTTGCAAGTGACTCTGCACAAGAAGAATTTGCAGGACGTGCCGGAGTTGGTGTCGTGGGCTTCTGCGATTGGAATTGACCGAATCAAGTGGAATAAAGTGGTGGTTTTGAGTACCGCTTCGCAAGAACTCCGTGAAATGTATATGCCAGACGATGCGTTGCTGGAATCGTTGCGTAAAGAGTTACGGTCAGGTGCGCTTTCGGCTTCGAATGTGAAGCATGAGGGGAGTCTTTTTTTTAATAATAGCGCAGACATTTGTGCTGTTGGCGGCAAGTGCGAATCATGTCCGTTTGCAGATGAAGTGTGGGTTTGGCCTGATGGCCATGAGGACCATTGCCCAAATCCGGAACGGAGATATGTCATTCCCGGCTTGACCGGGAATCTCCCTCTTGGTAATGAGATGTAG